CCAGTAAAAATGATCTGTGCGAAATAAACTAAGACCCTACAAAACACACATGGCATTATTCagacactttttttaaaatcaaaggtAGACCTTTACAATCAGCCAACCCTTTATTTACTATCATTTAATCATTGTTGCCCTGAAGATATTTCCTTCAACTTATCCAACTCATTTATAATTTAACAATGTTTTATAATTGCAAAccaattatgtaaacaaagtaCTTTATTATCTATTCCCTTTGCAATTACAGTTGAAAAACTGCGAACGTTAATTACAGATCAAGTCTAATCATCTACAACAGAGGAATTACTGACAAAAACAGCCAAAGGTACAGGCAGTGCAGATGAATGAATGAGATGGCACAAACAGTCCTCACCTTGATTTTGACTTCACTGCAATCTTTCTTTCCACTGTTTGACAGTCACTGGCCGGAAAAACaaaggttctgatgaagggtctcagcccacaacataggtgctgcctgacctgctgaattcctccagcgtttcgtgtgtgttgcttttgattttgACTACACTGAAATCTATTTTTCATTGTTCCATTGATGTAAAGATCAAAAATgcacgtcaactgtttactcttctccataggtaCTAACAAATTGATAAGTTATTACTTGTGCCCAAGTTCTACACTGAAACCTCAACCACCTCTCTAGCTGAAAACAATGACTAAACTTTATAAGTAGCTATTAATTAGTTGAGTATACTTTTAAAGACCAGATTATTTTATAGTGCCTGTTTTATAAATGAACATCCACTTAGATTACGTCAGTCAAATCGGACACTAACTGCTGCAAGAAATTATTTCAGGAACACAGCACTGTAAATACAAAGGATATTTTGAAATAACAGCGACATTCATCTGAACACTGATTTTAAGTTCAGCAGAATTTCTGCCTGCCTCTCTGTGCAAGACCAAATAAGTAATCTCTTACcacaattctgcaaatgctgtagCTGTGCCAAGGCGACCTGCGCATGGTGGATGGCTTGGCAAGCCGGGCTTGGAGTCTGCGTGGACTTGTCACAGCCCATGGGCTTGGTCATCTGTCCGGTGTCCGCGTCAACAGAATAGCATCCACTGGACAACCTACTGGAGTATCGTAGTGATGGGGCAACAGAGGAATGTGGTCCACGCAAAATATTTGTATTAAAGAGTGGACACGTCATAACAAAGTTTGAAGAGAACTCAACACTTCCACACTGTGTGCTAGTAGGGGTATTCCCTTGATCAGAAAGCTCACCTCTTGACATGCTAAATTTGGAATGTGAATGTTGTTTGGGCACAGTCGGATGCACACTCACTTCTCGGAACACGGTTGCATCTTCCCCTGTTTTAGGAAAGAAAGCAAGAATTAATACTTAATACTtacgcagtagagagcatcctaccAAGTTGCATCATTCCACGgtgcagaaactgcactgtggtggacaggaaggctctataaCAGGTAGTCGAATCTGGCCACCACATCAcgacaccagcctacccaccatcaagggcatataGTGTATATCCAGAAAGCGGCCGAACATGACCAAGGACCCAACCCAGCCTGCTCaggaactgtttgtcccactcccatcagggaggaggctacacagcatccacaccaggaccaccaaactcaaaaacagttactttccccatgcagtaaggctgattaacacctctacccagtaacccacccctccacatccctaaCCACAATACTTCATTTCCTGtgtgtcaccttatgtacagacactatCACtttaatcagtctatgtatataaactatgttatgcatttattctgttttttaaaTTGTGTACTTTATAATATTGTGTTGTTTTGTACACATCAGATCCCgagttttgttctcctttacacttgtgtactgaaaatgatattaaacaagcaacacacatcaaagttgctggtgaacacagcaggccaggcagcacctgtaggaagaggtgcagtcgacgtttcaggccaagaccctttgtcaggactaactgaaggaagagtgagtaagggatttgaaagttggagggggagggggagatccaaaatgataggaaaagacaggaggaggagggatagagccaagagctggacaggtgataggcaaaaggggatacgagaggatcatgggacaggaggtctgggaagaaagacaaggggggggggacccagaggatgggcaagaggtatattcagagggacagagggacaaaaaggagagtgagagaaagaatgtgtgcataaaaatgagtaacagatggggtacgagggggatgtggggccttagcggaagttagagaagtcgatgttcatgccatcaggttggaggctacccagacggaatataaggtgttgttcctccaacctgagtgtggcttcatctttacagtagaggaggccgtggatagacatgtcagaatgggaatgggatgttgaattaaaatgtgtggccactgggagatcctgctttctctggcggacagagcgtagatgttcagtaaagcggtctcccagtctgcatcgggtctcgccaatatataaaaaaggccacatcgggagcaccagacgcagtatatcaccccagtcgactcacaggtgaagtgttgcctcacctggaaggactgtttggggccctgaatggtggtaagggagcaagtgtaagggcatgtgtagcacttgttccgcttacacggataagtgccaggagggagatcagtggggagggatgggggggacgaatggacaagggagttgtgtagggagcgatccctgcggaatgcaggggggggggagggaaagatgtgcttagtggtgggatcccgttggaggtggcggaagttacggagaataatatgttggacccggaggctggtggggtggtaggtgaggaccaggggaaccctattcctagtggggtgaataatatgttggacccggaggctggtggggtggtagatgaggaccaggggaaccctattcctagtggggtgcccttacacttcctcctttaccaccattcagggccccaaacagtccttccaggtgaggcaacacttcacctgtgagtcgactggggtgatatactgcgtccggtgctcccgatgtggccttttttatatattggcgagacccgacgcagactgggtgaccgctttgctgaacatctacgctctgtccgccagagaaagcaggatctcccagtggccacacattttaattccacatcccattcccattctgacatgtctatccacggcctcctctactgtaaagatgaagccacactcaggttggaggaacaacaccttatattccgtctgggtagcctccaacctgatggcatgaacatcgacttctctaacttccgctaaggccccacctccccctcgtaccccatctgttacttatttttatacacacattctttctctcactctcctttttctccctctgtccctctgaatatacctcttgcccatcctctggatccccccccccttgtctttcttcccggacctcctgtcccatgatcctctcgtatccccttttgcctatcacctgtccagctcttggctctatccctccccctcctgtcttctcctatcattttggatctccccctccccctccaactttcaaatcccttactcactcttccttcagttagtcctgacgaagggtctcggcctgaaacgtcgactgcacctcttcctacagatgctgcttggcctgctgcgttcaccagcaactttgatgtgtgttgcttgaatttccagcatctgcagaattcctgttgtttatgatattaaacaatcttaaatcttttgGACTGGAATGGGCTATTTTTGATTCCAttaagatacacacacacattaagaGAGAAGAACCGTCAACTTAATTTCCCTGAGCAACTTGACAATTCAGAATaattttttcaatttttgtttcaaaaCCCACAAATATCACATACAGTTATGATCAGAATTTTTCAAATACTCTGGTCTGTAAACAGGTGCAGCATTATAACTATCATCCATTCCCTTTTTTTTGGAAAAGACATATTCTCATTTTATTTCAGAAGCCATTAATTGTAGTTATCACGGACACCAGCGTCAAGATAACAGGTTAGGTAATGACGTTACACATAGGTTAAAAAATGGTAGGATTAAACATGCTAGGATTAGAGTGATAGCAggtgggagaaaatcagagctGCTCCTGCACTAATTTACAGCTGATCCTGATGCCAAGTTTAATGTATACACTTGCCAAGATTGCTTCAAATGAATGCCTTAGGCCACTGTTTGTTAGTTTGGTCAAACTTAAACAAGTTTTGGGGAATTGCCATTTAACTATTTTTCATTAATCTATATTTTaacagtgggcacgtggccaagtggttaaggcattggactagcgacctgaaggtcgtgagttcaagccccagcagaggcaacatgtgttgtgtccttgagcaaggcacttaatcacacattgctctgctacgacactggtgccaagctgtatgggtcctaatgcccttcctttgggcAACATCCgtgtggtggagaggggagacttgccagcataggcaactgctggtcttccatacaaccttgcccaggcctcctggagagtgaagactttccaggcaagactaacggatgcccaaaGTATTTTAACCACAAGGTCTCAAAAGTTGCTTGGCAAACACAAGTCTTTAACGGCCAGCACCAGCTGGTTTTAGAGTCAAAACACCCACCTATTGAACAACTTAGTGATTTACAGATTGGAACATGATAGCCTCGGAAGTTGTCCATCTCTTCTGAAGTGTCCTGCTCCACTACCCTTCCCTGGTTTCTCCGCTTACTCGATCTCCGTGGTATTtatgttgtgttgtgttgtttcTTGTAGTTTTATTATTACATAAttattcccaataacttttaaagttttaaaaattttttttaaaacgtggagcacgggaacaggcccttcagaaaTAGGCCAGAAATGAAGAAAATGTATTAAAAGTATTCCAGACTTAATAAAAGTCAGCAAGATCCAAATAAAAGTTGAAAACATCCACAAATgtagacgcaaacaacaggaattctgcagatgctggaaattcaagcaacacacatcaaagttgctggtgaacgcagcaggctaggcagcatctgtaggaagaggtacagtcgacgtttcaggccgagacccttcgtcaggacagatgctgcctggcctgctgcgttcaccagcaactttgatgtgtgttgcacaaatATAGACGTTGTCTACAGTTAAAGAGAATATGATGTCCCGCTCCTGACAAGCCGTGTCCTCAGTATCATTCGCCATGTTTACATATAATGGTCCCTCCGGTCGAATTAACTTTCTCGCAGAATATAAACCTGCAGAATTCCCTTCCACTCGCGTCCGGCAACATTATCCCTACATAAACATTGGTTTCAGAAAAAATGCACGATGGAGATCTATGTATGTTATTCTGCGTTTGACGCAAATGATTCTTCGCGGATCAGACCGGATCAGAAATCACAACAAATGAAAAGCTGAACTTGAGTTAAAACGGAATGAAATATAAATCCTAGCTGTTGTGGTTAAGGAGTTACAAGGCACGTCCACATCTGCAGCAATAGTCCATTCCCTGTAATTTGCAACATGCGTTAAGTAACATTACTTTTCAAAGTGGTATTTATTAccttttaattaatttaactaaCTTCAAAACTCAGTGTTGACTGCCGCAGgccatggggtggggtggggggactgTTCGCTTTCTGCAATTCAAGAAATTTTGAAGCGAAATCTCTTCCTCCGGCAGGAACATTGCCTATCCCGCTGTGCTGATGAAATCTCGGCGCAATAGATGCGAGGGAGCACCCGCAGCGGGTGCTTTTCCTTACTACGGATCCCATTGTTCTCGCCAAAGCGCTGAGCTCAGCGTTTTCGGGAACTGGCAGCGGCTCCAGCAAGTGCGTCACAAGCTTCCACACTGTCAACAAACACGGCCTGTGCGCCGCTCTCTGACCCCGCGCTGCGACAGCACTCCGATACTCAAATGTCCCCAAACATTCAAACCCAGCAATGCAACAACGttcctcctccacacccctcgAAAAACCTCTTCTTAAACCTACCTTCTGTAACGCATAACGTCGCAACTGTAACAACCTCTTCCAGTCCTATTACAGTAGAGATTAGTTCTGCGTTCTGTGCACATTGTTAGAGGCTTGATTTTGAGGGGAAGGGGTAACGATTCAAACTAACGTAAGACACTCTGATCCCAGAGCTCAGTACACGTCAGTCGTCTGGTCTGCGAGTTTCAGACGCCTCCGGAGAGACCGCAATCTCTCCAAAACAGCACGCTGGGGCCAGCGCCGCTTACCCCGAGAGCGGCGTTTGATTGACAGGTCTGGGACGGCGGCGCGGGCTGGCGGACCAATCAGCGCCCGGCCCGGCGCGCCGCACAAACCGGCCGGCAGCGCGAGCCCCGGGGGCGTGATGCTGGCGCTCGCCATTGGCCGCACGcattccttttttttgttgcttgtttACACACTGCGCTCTGTCACATGCGCAAAACGAGCTCGCGGGACTCACGGGGTCATGGGGCGCACACAACgaaacgagggagagagagagagtcagtttGCGGCGCTGCCTAACTGCAGCGAGTTTACTCCAAACAGCGTCAACGCCCATAACCCGGCATTCAACATGACTATACACGATACGCATTGTTATACTAAATCCATCCTCGCTTCAATCTAATCAAAATTCGTCAATTTCCAATATTTTAATAAAGTTCTTAAAACACCAAATTCAGATTTCCTTTTCTCACTTCTCTCTCATCCAGGCAATAACGACGCTGGGTATGACAACGTAAATCCTGATTTTTCAGTGTGCATTGTTAACGCGCATACTTGGACACCGCAATTAACCAAACACAAACAAATGGTTTTAGTGACAATATTTCAATCGCAGTTCAAAAGCAAACGGGGAAGTTAGGCTGAAAATAATTTTACTTGAAGCGGGAGTGATTCAGAGTTTAAACGCACTGTGGGTTCAAAAGACAATTAAAAAGTCACAAGGCGTTATTGCGCCTACAGCGGCTTTATGCAAGTGTTATTAAATTATATCTAGCAGTGTGGACATAGACTTATAGGTGCGTGTGAAGAAAGAGTCCCGACTCTCCAACTTTTGGTCTGTCGCCTACGTAAACCGCATGTGGTTTTGTTATTCTGCCGTACAGCGAATTTTGCAGTCGCTGGACAATAAACAGGCACAAGTCcgcccccatccctctccaaaaGCTGCACTCATTACGCCAATCAAAACATTACCCTATTTTTTAAATGATCAAAGTCCGCAAAGGATGAAAGGCATCCGAATAAATTCTAACAGCAGTTTTCACACAATCCTATTTCTGTACGGCGTCGTATTTTTTTTACCGAAAATGATTTTCTTTCTCACCCCGCCAATCTGAAGCGAATGCATAGATAAAAGTACCCGGCTGCTCCTGGCAGCAAGTGGGCTCACCTGCTAGTTTGAGTTTCTCATTCGTCTTTGTTTTCAAACTCACGAAGGCTCGTAGACTTGAGATCACTTTACAGCGACTGCCGCGGGTGTGTGCGAGTGCGGCACTGGTCGCCTCGGGTATCAGCAATGCTCCAATGAGCCGactctcctccttcctccttcctctgccgcctcccccccccacccacccccccggtCACGCCCAGTGAGAGGGCTGAGCATAATACACACATATGCTTGTACGCACTAATTTATATAATACTTAAAACCAAGCTGCGCCTTTAAGAAGGGGACAGGTCAGGACAGATTTTGGATAGCTAGGCGTTTTGGATTTATTTATGTCGGAGGGTTGGGTTGAAGGGGGCAGGGTTGTTGGTGGAGATATGGAAAGGCTGTCAGCTGAGGAACTGAACACCCACCTACGGAGACAAGTCCAGGAAACGATCGATGTATATATAATTTTATgaactttttttttgattttagCGTTGATATTTCTGAACTATTGTATAGCGCAGCAGGGAGCCAGTAGTTTCCGTGCGCATGGGAAAATACAGTAGATGGGTTCGGGACACCTCCAGGAGATGAGTTTGACAGCAGAACACTACTCGTAGTAATAAAAAAAAGTTCAGAAGAATTCTAGGCAGTGCACGATAGCGGGGGATCTTGGAGTGGGTGGGTGGTTAATAAACCCAAAGACTTAAACTGAGACTCGTttcttaaacaaaaaaaaagtaacgcCTTTAACCTTGAATGTGGAGAGAGGGTCAAAAAGAAGGCACAACCCGGTCTAAGGGGAAGGGTGCAAGGAAGCTCAGACATTTGAAACTTAAGGAGACCCTTGGGTTTGGtgcgtggatcggtactttcacAAGACACGATTAGATTTAAATCGATCGGGAGTTATTAATTGGGGTGAGCTCCGGCAAATTGATCTCAGGGGAAAAAAACGAATAGGACTGAAACCAGGCGGGGAACATTAATGATTAATACAGTGGAGAAATCAGCGCTTTGTCATGTCAATAAAGATGCGCTCTTTGGCTTCATAGGGTGTTTGCAATTAATCAAATAGCAATGGCCCGTAGGTTGATCGGGTGGGAGGATTTCTTCCATTACTTTGTCATCGCCAAGTTAAAATTGAAAAATGGCTTTTTAGGTGGGGGAATTTTAGATAGGATGCTGGTCATTATCGGAATTTTGAAGGCAAGGTATTAGATCCGACGAGTCAACTCACAAGTATTTCTAGAGAGCCGAAATGCCGCCGCTAAACTTCCCCCTCGACTAGAATCTTTTCACAAATAACCCTTTAAACTGAGAGCGGCGGACACTCCTGATGTGAAACATTGACCATGgatggaaatctgagcaatatattttaaaaagtgcaatagaacaaaaagacagaaaatgctaaaTGAATATAGTTATTTAAAGTTAGTACATTTGGCAATTACCGTGTATGAAAATCCTACACTGTTTTTAAGCCCACATCCCTGGAAGAGAGAATGGGATTCTGTTTATTATATTTGTAGGAAATGACGGTTTGTGATTatgttttatttctttgtatACGAAGTATACCACTCAGAATTCGCGCGGTGGAAATTACTCAATACAATTGAAATTAGTTATTGTGGAGAATATTTGTGTACATAAAATTAATAGCGACATTTCGTTGTGCTCCTGTTTAACTCGGTAATTCCAGCACCGTGGTTAGTACTTACGTATAAACGCCTTTTTACTTCCAATATGCGGTACAGTGAAATGACTTGCGAGTCGGACCTCAGCAGGGAACTGACCAACAACAAATCACTAAACGAATATAATACCGTGTCTATAGCAATCATACGAGATGCCTTGAAATTTTGTAGACACcgaaagaagaaaaaatatcGATACATTTGAACAAAACCGCAAGTTTCATTTTCAAaaagagaatttaaaaaaactatttgAAGCCTTCTGCTCATTCCTATAAAGTCTTTCCTTCTGAATGCTTGTCTGTAGATCGGTTCTTGCGCAGAggaggtgtttttttttggtttacatTCAAGAGAGACTTTCGGTCTGAAAGAGATAGTTATCAACTGAGAAAGTAGCGCTGTCCACCCACACGAGCCAGCCAAGTCAAAACCCGCACGACAACAAGAGTAGGGAACAAAAAATACAACCGACCCGTTTGGAATGA
The sequence above is drawn from the Mobula hypostoma chromosome 2, sMobHyp1.1, whole genome shotgun sequence genome and encodes:
- the LOC134342501 gene encoding bcl-2-like protein 11 is translated as MSRGELSDQGNTPTSTQCGSVEFSSNFVMTCPLFNTNILRGPHSSVAPSLRYSSRLSSGCYSVDADTGQMTKPMGCDKSTQTPSPACQAIHHAQVALAQLQHLQNCGRMEIHEISQPAAMDVAPEVLIGRELRRIADEFNLVYQAPNRRRARAHRPPNNQITGLRHWISILFRR